From Salvia splendens isolate huo1 chromosome 3, SspV2, whole genome shotgun sequence, a single genomic window includes:
- the LOC121797129 gene encoding uncharacterized protein LOC121797129 yields MCSVTKFCDKVYMMAEGESQYCSKKSDDICDEDSGKSSSMTRLKCFLRGLDIKAYLFLFMLIPTSLIFIYVHGQKITYFLRPLWESPPKPFHEIPHYYHENVSMENLCKLHGWGIREYPRRVFDAVLFSNELDILKIRWNELYPYVSEFVLLESNSTFTGLPKPFVFAGSRDEFKFLESRLTYGQVPGRFKKGENPFIEEAYQRLALDYLLKQAGIQDDDLLIMSDVDEIPSRHTINLLRWCDGIPPILHLRLRNYLYSFEFLVDNNSWRASIHVYESGKTRYAHYRQSDEILADAGWHCSFCFRRIKEFVFKMKAYSHVDRVRFSHFLNPKRVQRVICKGADLFDMLPEEYTFKEIIGKMGPVPHSYSAVHLPAYLLENADQFKFLLPGNCLRESG; encoded by the exons ATGTGTAGTGTAACCAAGTTTTGTGATAAGGTATATATGATGGCGGAAGGGGAATCTCAGTATTGTTCCAAGAAGTctgatgatatatgtgatgag GATTCAGGAAAGAGCTCGAGCATGACAAGATTAAAATGCTTCCTCCGTGGATTGGACATTAAAGCCTATCTTTTCCTATTCATGTTGATCCCGACATCTCTGATTTTCATTTATGTGCACGGCCAGAAGATCACTTACTTCTTGCGGCCGTTGTGGGAATCTCCGCCTAAGCCCTTCCATGAAATCCCTCACTATTATCACGAGAACGTGTCAATGGAGAATCTGTGTAAGCTTCACGGATGGGGAATCCGTGAGTATCCTAGGCGTGTTTTTGATGCCGTGTTGTTCAGCAATGAGCTTGACATCCTCAAGATAAGATGGAATGAGTTGTACCCTTATGTCTCAGAGTTTGTCCTGCTGGAGTCCAACTCAACCTTCACTGGTCTGCCGAAGCCTTTTGTGTTTGCTGGATCCCGGGATGAGTTTAAGTTTCTTGAGTCACGGCTAACGTATGGTCAAGTTCCAGGGAGATTCAAGAAAGGGGAGAATCCGTTTATTGAGGAAGCGTATCAGAGACTTGCATTGGATTATCTGCTGAAACAAGCTGGTATTCAGGATGATGACTTGTTAATAATGTCGGATGTTGATGAGATACCAAGTAGGCACACGATTAATCTCTTGAGGTGGTGCGATGGAATACCTCCGATCCTCCATCTTCGTTTGAGGAACTATCTCTATTCCTTTGAGTTTCTTGTTGACAACAATAGCTGGAGAGCTTCTATTCACGTATATGAGTCTGGGAAGACGAGATATGCTCACTATCGACAGTCTGATGAGATATTGGCTGATGCAGGGTGGCATTGTAGCTTCTGCTTCCGACGCATCAAAGAGTTTGTATTCAAGATGAAGGCTTACAGTCACGTGGATCGGGTTAGGTTCTCTCATTTCTTGAACCCCAAGAGGGTGCAGAGAGTAATCTGCAAAGGTGCTGATTTGTTTGATATGCTTCCTGAGGAGTACACATTCAAGGAGATAATCGGGAAAATGGGACCGGTGCCACATTCGTACTCAGCTGTGCATCTTCCTGCTTATCTGTTGGAGAATGCAGACCAGTTCAAGTTCCTCTTACCTGGGAATTGCTTAAGAGAGAGTGGCTGA
- the LOC121795782 gene encoding probable E3 ubiquitin-protein ligase XERICO produces the protein MGLSNFRSPAEGVLPLLVMNMAMSVALVKNKLRSLLQVVGDVEDDGSRTVSITRYGGGPAAECCVCLCRFEADEEVSELSCKHFFHKACLDKWFDNHHITCPLCRSIL, from the coding sequence atgggATTGTCGAATTTTCGTAGCCCGGCTGAAGGGGTGCTGCCACTGCTAGTGATGAACATGGCGATGTCGGTGGCTCTGGTGAAGAACAAGCTCAGATCATTGCTCCAAGTGGTGGGTGATGTCGAGGACGACGGATCGAGGACGGTGTCGATAACGCGCTATGGTGGCGGTCCGGCGGCGGAGTgctgtgtgtgtttgtgtagaTTTGAGGCGGATGAGGAAGTGAGTGAGCTTTCTTGCAAGCATTTCTTCCACAAAGCTTGTCTCGACAAGTGGTTCGACAACCACCATATTACTTGCCCGCTTTGCCGTTCCATTTTGTAA
- the LOC121794505 gene encoding uncharacterized protein LOC121794505 isoform X3 — MALCLAYDSERLGAWMGTGLCVEPAHERIGVVDAQWIVYQTVPSLGNQKTERLRGKGEREVSKRVGDVQKSNGDCREVLLQVH, encoded by the exons ATGGCGCTGTGTTTGGCATATGATTCAG AACGACTTGGTGCATGGATGGGGACTGGACTTTGCGTTGAG CCTGCTCATGAGAGAATCGGAGTGGTAGATGCTCAGTGGATCGTCTATCAAACAGTTCCTTCACTGGGAAACCAG AAGACGGAAAGGCTTCGTGGCAAGGG TGAGAGAGAGGTGTCAAAAAGAGTGGGAGATGTTCAGAAATCGAATGGAGATTGCAGAGAAGTCTTACTACAAGTTCATTAA
- the LOC121794505 gene encoding uncharacterized protein LOC121794505 isoform X2, giving the protein MLFLPGSEPNRGTTWQMTKRRGGQDIHKVTEEKPGWCSDLHLPPCAAFVEIMAPVFSREAWRCVWHMIQNDLVHGWGLDFALSLLMRESEW; this is encoded by the exons ATGTTGTTTCTGCCGGGTTCGGAACCCAACAGGGGTACGACTTGGCAGATGACAAAAAGAAGAGGCGGTCAAGATATTCACAA GGTAACAGAGGAGAAGCCTGGTTGGTGTTCTGACCTCCATTTGCCGCCCTGTGCAGC ttttgtagaaatcatggctcCTGTATTTTCTCGAGAAGCATGGCGCTGTGTTTGGCATATGATTCAG AACGACTTGGTGCATGGATGGGGACTGGACTTTGCGTTGAG CCTGCTCATGAGAGAATCGGAGTGGTAG
- the LOC121794505 gene encoding uncharacterized protein LOC121794505 isoform X1 produces the protein MSQRFGFHQIQKVQKCCFRVLLHLNHIFIYGGFGENLVRVTEEKPGWCSDLHLPPCAAFVEIMAPVFSREAWRCVWHMIQNDLVHGWGLDFALSLLMRESEW, from the exons ATGTCTCAAAG ATTTGGGTTCCATCAAATCCAAAAGGTGCAGAAATGTTGCTTCCGGGTATTGTTGCATCTGAATCATATTTTTATCTACGGAGGCTTTGGGGAAAACCTAGTGAG GGTAACAGAGGAGAAGCCTGGTTGGTGTTCTGACCTCCATTTGCCGCCCTGTGCAGC ttttgtagaaatcatggctcCTGTATTTTCTCGAGAAGCATGGCGCTGTGTTTGGCATATGATTCAG AACGACTTGGTGCATGGATGGGGACTGGACTTTGCGTTGAG CCTGCTCATGAGAGAATCGGAGTGGTAG